In Nitrosarchaeum koreense MY1, one genomic interval encodes:
- a CDS encoding PEFG-CTERM sorting domain-containing protein: MNTHLSVLALSAIIIASIGIAPAFGQIVNPISVTTDKTSYEDGEIVLVTGEVRELLSGTPISLIVTAPNGNRVILDQLDVGLDKKYSTEFTVGGPLMRSGGTYTIEVTYGSQTRTAETTFSFAGSSDSGPKETKMAVEGTEFMVSYKITGGKLISITPDVEANSLIIAITASQDGSLVITLPRALIDAKMGDQDDTFFVLVDGEEVDFEEITTSTDRTLTIQFPAGAEEIEIIGTTVVPEFGTIAVMILAVAIISIIAVSAKSKLSIMPRY, from the coding sequence ATGAATACTCATCTATCGGTGTTAGCCTTATCTGCAATTATTATTGCAAGTATTGGAATAGCACCAGCATTTGGACAAATAGTAAATCCAATCTCGGTCACTACAGACAAGACATCATACGAAGATGGTGAAATAGTCTTAGTAACTGGAGAAGTAAGAGAACTTCTTTCTGGAACTCCTATTAGTCTCATAGTAACAGCACCCAATGGAAATAGAGTAATACTCGATCAATTGGATGTCGGTTTAGACAAAAAATACAGTACTGAATTTACTGTAGGTGGACCACTAATGAGATCAGGGGGAACTTATACAATTGAAGTAACTTATGGAAGCCAAACTCGTACAGCTGAAACCACATTCTCATTTGCAGGTTCATCAGATAGTGGACCAAAAGAAACCAAAATGGCAGTAGAAGGTACTGAATTTATGGTCAGTTACAAGATAACTGGTGGTAAACTAATCAGCATCACTCCAGATGTAGAAGCAAACTCCTTGATAATTGCAATAACTGCAAGTCAAGACGGTTCACTTGTCATTACATTGCCTAGAGCTTTGATTGATGCAAAGATGGGTGATCAAGATGATACATTCTTTGTCTTAGTAGACGGAGAAGAAGTAGACTTTGAGGAAATAACAACTTCTACAGATAGAACATTGACAATTCAATTCCCAGCAGGTGCTGAGGAAATCGAGATAATTGGTACTACCGTAGTCCCAGAATTTGGTACAATCGCAGTGATGATCTTAGCAGTAGCAATTATCTCAATAATTGCAGTATCTGCAAAGTCAAAACTAAGCATTATGCCAAGATACTAA
- a CDS encoding PEFG-CTERM sorting domain-containing protein, translated as MKTRIIFVFLILGMIVTLPVFAQSLITIKTNSNSYKEGDTVVISGNVSTIIVGTPITLQIFSQGNLVDVAQFNVAEDGSYSYTIIAEGPYWAKSGEYTVRASFGEDNVAETQFNFSPKSDVIATDIFEVDAGSYGTFDVNYSINGGTVKNMLIDKDIFALIVIIESENDGSITLEMPRDAFDAKKQDQTDDTFIIIIDGIEVPYQETVTNTNSRIITINFEEGDSDIEIIGTTIIPEFGTIAVMILAVGIITTIIVTKNRFQIPI; from the coding sequence GTGAAAACTAGAATTATTTTTGTATTTTTAATTTTAGGAATGATTGTCACACTACCAGTTTTTGCTCAGTCCTTAATCACAATAAAAACAAATTCTAATTCATATAAAGAAGGAGATACGGTAGTAATTTCAGGTAATGTAAGTACCATCATAGTAGGCACCCCTATCACATTACAAATTTTCAGTCAAGGTAATTTAGTAGATGTTGCACAATTTAATGTAGCAGAAGACGGAAGTTATTCATATACAATCATTGCCGAGGGTCCATATTGGGCTAAATCTGGGGAATATACTGTAAGAGCGTCATTTGGTGAAGATAATGTTGCAGAAACTCAATTCAATTTTTCACCAAAATCAGACGTGATAGCAACTGACATATTTGAAGTTGATGCTGGCAGTTATGGCACATTTGATGTGAATTATTCTATAAATGGCGGTACTGTAAAAAATATGCTCATAGACAAAGATATCTTTGCATTAATAGTAATAATAGAATCTGAAAATGATGGATCTATCACCTTAGAAATGCCAAGAGATGCATTTGATGCAAAAAAACAAGATCAAACAGATGACACATTCATAATAATAATAGATGGCATAGAAGTGCCATATCAAGAGACTGTAACTAATACAAACTCAAGAATAATTACAATTAATTTTGAAGAAGGTGATTCAGATATCGAAATAATAGGCACTACAATAATTCCAGAATTTGGTACAATTGCAGTGATGATTCTAGCAGTAGGAATCATAACAACAATAATAGTTACAAAAAATAGATTTCAGATTCCTATTTAG
- a CDS encoding DNA-directed RNA polymerase subunit A': protein MSIQAIKTIDAIRFSVWSPTEIRKYSVAEITAPETYDEDGMPVQGGLMDGRLGTLEPGQKCLTCGNTAARCPGHFGHIELAEPVLHIAFIDNIYKLLQSTCRSCARLKVPQEDLEEFRKIKEKHAAYTVISEKRIPEQIIEKAKKAKECPHCGKTQYELIFTKPTIFVEKTEIGEHRLLPITIRERFTQIIDDDLNLLSYDPVTARPEWFILQALPVPPVTVRPSIILETGIRSEDDLTHKMVDIIRVNQRLKESKEAGTPPLIVQDLVDLLQYHTTTYFDNEVSGIPQAHHRSGRPLKTLTQRLKGKEGRFRGSLSGKRVDFSSRTVISPDPNLDLSEVGVPEQVAMKLTIPEIVTEWNIERMRTLVINGPNKFPGVNYIVRPDGVKIRLDFVEDRSTIAETLEIGYLVERHLANGDIVLFNRQPSLHQMSIMAHYVRVLPGKTFRLHPSVCPPYNADFDGDEMNLHVPQSEEARAEAILLMRVQDQLISPRYGGPIIGALRDFVTGAYLLTKDDTVLTPQEFYNYAMLGGYTDKLPKPATKTKDGLMYTGKQLFSLFLPKDFNYVITSKWSKGTKGAQKDVVIKNGELLSGVIDKSSIGAEEPESVLHRIAKDYGNTKAKNFLNSILIMVKQYITHYGFSYGYADLEVPEKEKQQILDDIQETYGIISDLTSQYEKGTLKLTRGMRPEEALEAYIVNELGKARDKAGMTADQSLDQSNAGRIMATTGARGSALNIGQMAGALGQQSRRGSRLHAGYNNRALPHYQEHDKNPDAHGFVKSNYREGLSALEFFFHAMGGREGLVDTAVRTQQSGYMQRRLINALEHIRLEYDGTVRDPHGHIIQFLYGEDGIDVAKSDHGEAFNVNRLIESQIIVDSGKKATKEEITELTKKYTKTFNPRLKELVSEGLLDSKLSKEGAEIVCKKGLSLYNKAKVEPGQAVGIITAQSIGEPGTQMTLRTFHFAGIAERNVTLGLPRLIELVDARKKPVTPTMDIYLDNESKKSREKAIDIARNVLQTKVSALISDSETDYTSQIKLILSANRLKERGCTVSEVEAALQSNKKFKIETTGDLITLKLVDESDAPTVIAIRNKVLNTTVKGVPDIERVTLVQKDDEWVIQTTGSNIAKVLEVQGIDKKNVRTNNVFEIAGTLGIEASRNALINELKNTLEDQGLEVDNRYIMLVSDLMCSRGYMQQIGRHGIAGTKDSVLARAAFEITVPTIAHAALAGEVEQLKGITENVIVGSMIPIGSGTVDLYMQVSKKK from the coding sequence ATGTCGATTCAAGCAATTAAAACAATTGATGCAATTAGATTTTCAGTTTGGTCTCCAACTGAAATTAGAAAATATTCTGTAGCTGAAATTACAGCTCCTGAAACATATGATGAAGATGGAATGCCTGTACAAGGAGGTCTTATGGATGGTAGACTTGGTACGCTTGAACCTGGACAAAAATGTCTAACATGTGGAAATACTGCCGCTAGATGCCCTGGTCACTTTGGTCATATTGAACTTGCAGAACCTGTTTTACATATTGCATTTATTGATAATATTTACAAACTATTACAATCAACTTGTCGTTCTTGTGCAAGACTCAAGGTTCCACAAGAAGATTTAGAAGAATTTAGAAAAATTAAAGAAAAACACGCTGCTTATACTGTAATTTCTGAAAAACGTATTCCAGAACAAATTATTGAAAAAGCAAAAAAAGCAAAAGAATGTCCTCATTGTGGTAAAACACAATATGAGCTAATCTTTACAAAACCTACTATCTTTGTTGAAAAAACAGAGATTGGTGAACACAGACTATTACCAATTACAATTAGAGAAAGATTCACTCAAATTATTGATGATGATCTTAACTTATTATCATATGATCCTGTGACTGCAAGACCAGAATGGTTTATTTTACAAGCACTACCTGTTCCACCAGTAACTGTAAGACCATCAATTATTCTTGAAACTGGAATTCGTTCTGAAGACGATTTAACGCATAAGATGGTAGATATTATCAGAGTTAATCAAAGACTGAAAGAAAGTAAAGAAGCAGGAACACCTCCGTTAATTGTTCAAGATTTAGTAGACTTGTTACAATATCATACAACCACATATTTTGATAATGAAGTATCTGGCATTCCACAAGCTCATCATCGTTCAGGACGTCCACTAAAAACATTAACTCAAAGATTAAAAGGAAAAGAAGGAAGATTCAGAGGTTCACTTTCTGGAAAGAGAGTAGATTTCTCTAGTAGAACTGTAATTTCACCTGATCCTAACTTGGACTTGTCTGAAGTAGGAGTTCCTGAACAAGTTGCAATGAAATTAACAATTCCTGAAATTGTTACTGAATGGAATATTGAAAGAATGAGAACACTTGTAATTAATGGACCAAACAAATTCCCTGGTGTTAACTATATCGTAAGACCCGATGGTGTTAAAATTAGATTAGATTTTGTTGAGGATCGTTCTACAATAGCTGAAACATTAGAAATTGGATATCTTGTAGAAAGACATCTTGCTAATGGTGATATTGTCTTGTTTAACCGACAGCCATCTCTTCATCAAATGTCAATTATGGCTCACTATGTGAGAGTATTGCCAGGAAAAACTTTCAGATTACATCCATCTGTTTGTCCTCCATACAACGCAGATTTTGATGGTGACGAAATGAACCTTCACGTTCCTCAAAGTGAAGAAGCAAGAGCAGAAGCAATTCTCTTAATGAGAGTTCAAGATCAATTAATTTCACCAAGATATGGTGGTCCAATTATTGGAGCTCTAAGAGACTTTGTCACTGGCGCTTATCTTTTAACTAAAGATGATACTGTTTTGACTCCACAAGAATTTTACAATTATGCCATGCTTGGTGGATATACAGATAAACTTCCAAAACCTGCAACAAAAACTAAAGATGGTTTGATGTATACTGGTAAACAATTATTCTCATTATTCTTACCAAAAGATTTCAACTATGTCATTACATCAAAGTGGTCAAAAGGAACCAAAGGTGCACAAAAAGACGTTGTAATTAAAAACGGTGAATTACTTAGTGGTGTAATTGATAAATCTTCAATCGGTGCAGAAGAACCAGAAAGTGTGTTGCATAGAATTGCAAAAGACTATGGTAACACCAAGGCAAAGAACTTTTTGAATTCTATTCTAATTATGGTAAAACAATACATTACTCATTATGGATTTAGCTATGGTTATGCAGATCTTGAAGTACCTGAAAAAGAGAAACAGCAGATTCTTGATGATATTCAGGAGACATATGGTATCATATCTGATCTTACTTCTCAATATGAAAAAGGAACTCTAAAGCTTACTAGAGGAATGAGACCTGAGGAAGCACTAGAAGCATACATTGTAAATGAATTGGGAAAAGCAAGAGACAAAGCTGGTATGACTGCAGATCAATCCCTTGATCAAAGTAATGCTGGAAGAATTATGGCTACAACTGGTGCAAGAGGTTCAGCACTTAACATCGGTCAGATGGCAGGTGCATTAGGACAACAATCAAGAAGAGGAAGTAGATTACATGCTGGTTACAATAATCGTGCATTACCACACTATCAAGAACATGATAAAAATCCTGACGCACATGGTTTTGTTAAATCAAATTACAGAGAAGGACTTTCTGCACTTGAATTCTTCTTCCATGCAATGGGAGGTAGAGAAGGTCTTGTAGATACTGCAGTTAGAACACAACAAAGTGGATACATGCAGCGTAGACTTATCAACGCGTTAGAGCACATTAGATTAGAATATGATGGAACTGTAAGAGATCCACACGGTCATATCATTCAATTCCTTTATGGTGAAGATGGAATAGATGTTGCAAAAAGTGATCATGGTGAAGCATTCAATGTTAATAGATTAATCGAATCACAAATCATTGTTGATTCTGGAAAGAAGGCAACAAAAGAAGAAATTACTGAATTAACAAAGAAATACACAAAGACATTCAATCCTAGATTAAAGGAACTTGTATCTGAGGGATTACTTGATTCAAAATTAAGTAAGGAAGGTGCAGAAATTGTTTGTAAGAAAGGTCTATCATTATACAACAAAGCCAAAGTTGAACCAGGACAAGCAGTAGGAATTATCACTGCACAGTCAATTGGTGAACCTGGTACTCAGATGACTCTAAGAACATTCCACTTTGCAGGAATTGCAGAAAGAAACGTAACTTTAGGTCTTCCAAGATTAATTGAACTTGTTGATGCAAGAAAGAAACCTGTCACACCAACTATGGATATTTATCTTGATAATGAATCTAAAAAATCAAGAGAAAAAGCAATCGATATTGCAAGAAATGTTTTGCAAACTAAAGTGAGTGCATTAATCTCTGATAGTGAAACTGATTACACATCTCAAATTAAATTAATTCTTAGTGCAAACAGACTCAAAGAAAGAGGATGTACTGTTAGTGAAGTAGAGGCAGCATTACAATCAAACAAAAAATTCAAAATCGAAACAACTGGAGATCTAATCACTCTAAAACTAGTCGATGAATCTGATGCTCCAACTGTTATTGCAATTAGAAACAAAGTACTCAATACCACTGTAAAAGGAGTCCCAGACATTGAACGTGTAACTCTAGTTCAAAAAGACGACGAGTGGGTAATTCAAACAACTGGTTCCAATATTGCCAAAGTACTTGAAGTTCAAGGAATTGATAAGAAAAACGTTAGAACAAACAACGTGTTTGAAATTGCAGGTACATTAGGAATAGAGGCATCTAGAAATGCTTTGATAAATGAGCTGAAAAATACTTTAGAAGATCAAGGTCTGGAAGTTGATAATAGGTATATCATGTTAGTGTCTGATTTAATGTGCTCAAGAGGATACATGCAGCAAATTGGTAGACACGGAATTGCTGGTACTAAAGATAGTGTTCTTGCAAGAGCAGCATTTGAAATTACAGTTCCAACAATTGCACATGCTGCATTAGCTGGTGAAGTTGAACAACTCAAAGGTATTACTGAAAACGTAATTGTTGGTAGCATGATTCCAATTGGCAGTGGAACCGTAGATCTTTACATGCAAGTAAGTAAGAAGAAATGA
- a CDS encoding DNA-directed RNA polymerase subunit H codes for MATKKNQVLVPDHIYVPKHEIISKQEAEDVLKKYNCKPTELPLIFVNDPAILGLGVKPGDMIKITRKSPTAGESLYYRYVVEV; via the coding sequence ATGGCAACTAAGAAAAATCAGGTTTTAGTGCCTGACCATATTTATGTGCCAAAACATGAAATTATTTCAAAACAAGAAGCTGAAGATGTCCTAAAAAAATATAATTGTAAACCCACAGAATTACCATTGATTTTTGTAAACGATCCTGCAATATTGGGACTTGGTGTAAAACCAGGCGATATGATAAAAATCACAAGAAAGAGTCCTACTGCTGGTGAGAGCCTTTACTACAGATATGTGGTGGAAGTTTAA
- a CDS encoding PEFG-CTERM sorting domain-containing protein, protein MNNRTSFALLAVLTAVGTLTISSAYAQACVGCYEPDAGRKAAQQMLLMDMPVSVWTDNTDYSHGDKITVHGKVANVSGMPITVTVVNPLNSVVTIAQINPENDGSFKTILNTDGELWKHDGTYTIKVNYGSASKSNKVLVELSGATSGSSNNCASSEIYLKGNYCVPYTITGGMVTGASINSNDNAIIVRINASEDGTLTLNPDKSILDGIFMVLVDGEEWDDVEISDNQVTVNFLAGAQKIEVIGTFVIPEFGTIAVMILAVAIISIIAVSAKSKLSIMPRY, encoded by the coding sequence ATGAACAACCGTACGTCGTTCGCGCTATTAGCCGTTTTGACTGCAGTCGGTACTTTAACCATATCATCAGCATATGCTCAAGCATGTGTAGGTTGTTACGAACCAGATGCTGGAAGAAAAGCAGCACAACAAATGTTGTTGATGGATATGCCTGTGTCTGTTTGGACAGATAATACAGATTATTCACATGGTGATAAAATTACAGTACACGGTAAAGTAGCAAATGTTTCTGGAATGCCAATAACAGTTACTGTTGTGAATCCATTAAATTCTGTCGTTACAATTGCTCAGATAAATCCTGAAAATGACGGTAGTTTTAAAACGATTCTCAACACAGATGGTGAATTATGGAAACACGATGGTACATACACCATTAAAGTCAACTATGGAAGTGCTTCAAAAAGCAACAAAGTACTTGTTGAGTTAAGTGGTGCAACTTCAGGTAGCTCAAATAATTGTGCCTCTTCAGAAATTTATCTAAAAGGCAATTATTGTGTACCATACACTATTACTGGTGGAATGGTAACAGGTGCAAGCATCAATTCTAACGATAATGCAATTATCGTAAGAATTAACGCAAGTGAAGATGGAACACTCACATTAAACCCAGACAAATCAATTCTTGATGGTATCTTCATGGTACTTGTAGATGGAGAAGAATGGGATGATGTAGAAATCAGTGACAATCAAGTCACAGTCAACTTCTTAGCAGGTGCTCAAAAAATTGAAGTGATAGGTACCTTTGTAATCCCAGAATTTGGTACAATTGCAGTGATGATCTTAGCAGTAGCAATTATCTCAATAATTGCAGTATCTGCAAAGTCAAAACTAAGCATTATGCCAAGATACTAA
- a CDS encoding PEFG-CTERM sorting domain-containing protein, whose protein sequence is MNFKSSATSMTLIVMVLSIISITSIQQDAFAQTTGMSISAIASEGSDTISINGHTKSSVTDITFTVISPSLNVVSIDQLTPDKNGDFATEFKVPMWKENGFYTIKAEQSPHGSSLYKMSLRVEVINGMTSETNVSQSTLEKGFVEPTQTVRKTLVIKEANSMAGSNTIKISGITDSANSITLKVIAPNGNVIVVDQFAPNLNANGHFTKEIITGGALWKQDGNYTIVAQQGNDKSSIEVGIENGLVIPEFGTIAVMILAVAIISIIAVSAKSKLSIMPRY, encoded by the coding sequence ATGAATTTTAAAAGTTCAGCAACATCAATGACATTAATCGTAATGGTTTTGTCAATAATTTCAATAACTTCAATTCAACAAGATGCATTTGCTCAAACTACAGGAATGTCAATTTCAGCTATAGCATCAGAAGGCTCTGACACAATATCAATTAACGGACATACAAAATCATCTGTTACAGATATTACATTTACAGTAATTTCTCCTAGTCTAAATGTAGTCAGCATTGATCAATTAACACCTGACAAAAATGGTGATTTTGCTACTGAATTTAAAGTTCCAATGTGGAAGGAGAATGGATTCTATACAATAAAAGCTGAACAAAGTCCACATGGAAGTTCATTGTATAAAATGTCACTTCGTGTAGAAGTCATAAACGGTATGACCTCAGAAACAAATGTTAGTCAATCTACTTTAGAAAAGGGATTTGTGGAACCAACCCAAACAGTAAGAAAAACACTGGTGATTAAAGAAGCAAATTCAATGGCAGGATCTAACACAATCAAAATTAGTGGCATTACAGATAGCGCTAATTCAATTACATTGAAAGTAATTGCACCAAATGGAAATGTGATTGTTGTTGATCAATTTGCACCAAATCTAAATGCAAATGGTCACTTTACTAAAGAGATCATAACAGGAGGCGCATTATGGAAACAAGATGGCAATTATACTATTGTGGCTCAACAAGGCAATGATAAATCTTCAATTGAAGTAGGAATAGAAAATGGTCTTGTAATCCCAGAATTTGGTACAATCGCAGTGATGATCTTAGCAGTAGCAATTATCTCAATAATTGCAGTATCTGCAAAGTCAAAACTAAGCATTATGCCAAGATACTAA
- a CDS encoding DNA-directed RNA polymerase subunit B — MADPSVKRWPIIQDILKREGIARQHLNSFDEFLERGLQSIINEVGQIEIENAEYPYKIQLGKVKLQQPRMMELDGSITHITPAEARLRNVSYSAPVMMEASVVEDGKILESRFVHIGDVPVMAKSNACILHNFSTQKLVEHGEDPNDPGGYFIINGSERVIVGLEDLSYNKIIVDRESVGGNTVFKAKVYSSIVGYRAKLELVMKNDGLIVARIPGSPVDIPVVTLTRALGLESDREIAAAVSLVDEIQNELEGSFEKAGDVPTAKDAIVYISKRIAPGMLEEFQIKRAETLLDWGLLPHLGKHPENRKEKAQFLGEAACKLLELKLGWISPDDKDHYGNKVIKFAGQMLADLFRTAFRNLVRDMKYQLERSGQKRGINAVAAAIRPGIITDKLNNAIATGNWGRGRVGVTQLLDRTNYLSTISHLRRIQSPLSRTQPNFEARDLHATHFGRICPSETPEGSNCGLVKNLALSGIISVNVPSEEIVEKLYDLGTIHFFDAKEDVKKDGARIFVDGRLIGYYKDGAELAESLRELRRNSKIHPHVGISFHQSAIEGSTKRLYVNCNAGRVLRPLIIIKDNKPLLTQDLLDKISKKLLSWTDLLRMGVLEMIDANEEENCYITLDEKDSKKHTHLEVFPPAILGAGASIIPYPEHNQSPRNTYESAMAKQSLGFSTPMMNTSTYVRQHLMLYPQTPIVNTKAMKLLGLEDRPAGQNCVVAVLPFDGYNIEDAIVLSRSSVDRGLGRTFFFRIYDAEAKQYPGGMRDAFEIPNAEDNIRGYKGEKAYRLLEEDGVVASESPVHGGDILIGKTSPPRFMEEYREFESSGPYRRDTSIGVRPSETGVVDTVVMTQSNEGGKMYKIRVRDMRIPEIGDKFASRHGQKGVLGILAKAEDLPYTADGISPDVLINPHAFPSRMTVGMFMESICGKAAALRGSQFDGSAFVGEKMDEVKPVMDAAGFKYSGKETMYDGRTGKSFPVDVFIGVVYYQKLHHMVADKIHARARGQVQMLTKQPTEGRARGGGLRFGEMERDCLIAYGASMILKDRLLDESDKSDIFVCERCGLVAYHDVKQRKYICRVCGDKAKVSSVSVAYAFKLLLQEMQSLNVAPRLLIKEKV, encoded by the coding sequence ATGGCAGATCCTTCAGTTAAACGTTGGCCAATAATTCAAGATATCTTGAAACGTGAAGGTATTGCACGTCAACATCTTAATTCTTTTGATGAATTTTTAGAAAGAGGTCTTCAAAGTATTATCAACGAAGTAGGACAAATTGAAATTGAAAATGCTGAATATCCCTACAAAATACAACTAGGTAAAGTCAAACTACAACAACCAAGAATGATGGAGCTTGATGGTTCTATCACTCATATCACTCCAGCAGAAGCTAGACTAAGAAATGTTTCATATTCGGCACCTGTAATGATGGAAGCAAGTGTTGTTGAAGATGGAAAAATCTTAGAATCTAGATTTGTCCATATTGGCGATGTACCTGTAATGGCAAAATCAAACGCTTGCATTTTACATAATTTTTCAACACAAAAATTAGTTGAACATGGCGAGGATCCAAATGATCCCGGTGGTTATTTTATTATCAATGGTTCTGAAAGAGTTATTGTAGGATTAGAAGATCTTTCATACAACAAAATAATTGTTGACAGAGAAAGTGTGGGTGGAAATACAGTTTTTAAAGCTAAAGTTTATTCTTCAATTGTTGGTTATCGAGCAAAACTAGAATTGGTAATGAAAAACGATGGTTTGATTGTAGCTAGAATTCCAGGTTCTCCTGTTGACATTCCTGTTGTTACACTAACTAGAGCACTTGGATTAGAATCTGATAGAGAGATTGCAGCTGCTGTTTCACTTGTTGATGAAATTCAAAATGAATTAGAAGGTTCATTTGAAAAAGCAGGTGACGTTCCAACAGCAAAAGATGCAATTGTTTACATCAGTAAAAGAATCGCTCCTGGAATGTTGGAAGAATTCCAAATCAAACGAGCAGAGACTCTTTTAGATTGGGGCTTATTGCCACACTTGGGTAAACATCCAGAGAATAGAAAAGAAAAAGCACAATTTCTTGGTGAAGCTGCATGTAAATTATTAGAACTTAAACTTGGTTGGATCTCACCAGATGACAAAGATCATTATGGAAATAAAGTAATCAAATTTGCAGGACAAATGTTAGCTGATCTATTTAGAACTGCATTTAGAAATTTGGTTCGAGACATGAAATACCAATTAGAAAGATCTGGTCAAAAAAGAGGCATTAACGCAGTAGCTGCAGCAATTCGTCCAGGTATTATCACTGATAAATTAAACAATGCAATTGCAACCGGAAACTGGGGTAGAGGACGTGTTGGTGTAACTCAATTATTAGATAGAACAAACTACCTTTCAACTATTAGTCATCTTAGAAGAATTCAATCTCCACTTAGTAGAACTCAACCAAACTTTGAGGCAAGAGATTTACACGCTACACACTTTGGAAGAATCTGTCCTAGTGAAACTCCTGAAGGTTCTAACTGTGGTCTGGTAAAGAACTTGGCGCTTTCTGGAATTATTTCTGTAAATGTTCCATCCGAAGAAATTGTTGAGAAATTATATGATCTTGGAACAATTCACTTCTTTGATGCAAAAGAAGATGTGAAAAAAGACGGAGCTAGAATATTTGTTGATGGTAGATTAATTGGCTATTACAAAGATGGTGCTGAACTAGCAGAATCGCTAAGAGAATTAAGAAGAAATTCAAAAATTCATCCTCATGTTGGAATATCATTTCATCAATCTGCCATTGAAGGTTCTACAAAACGACTTTATGTTAATTGCAATGCAGGACGTGTTTTACGTCCATTGATAATTATCAAAGATAACAAACCATTGCTCACACAAGACCTATTGGATAAAATCTCCAAAAAACTTCTTTCATGGACTGACTTGTTGCGTATGGGAGTCTTAGAAATGATTGATGCCAACGAAGAAGAAAATTGCTATATTACATTAGATGAAAAAGATTCAAAGAAACATACACATCTTGAAGTATTTCCACCAGCAATTCTTGGTGCCGGTGCTTCTATAATTCCATATCCAGAACATAATCAATCTCCAAGAAACACATACGAATCTGCAATGGCAAAACAAAGTTTAGGATTTTCAACTCCAATGATGAATACCAGTACTTATGTCAGACAACATTTGATGTTGTACCCACAAACACCTATTGTTAATACTAAAGCAATGAAATTATTAGGATTAGAAGATAGACCAGCAGGACAAAACTGTGTTGTGGCAGTATTACCATTTGATGGTTATAATATTGAAGACGCAATTGTACTAAGTAGATCATCAGTTGACAGAGGTCTCGGAAGAACATTCTTCTTTAGAATTTATGATGCAGAAGCAAAACAATATCCTGGTGGAATGCGTGATGCTTTTGAAATTCCAAACGCTGAAGACAACATTCGTGGTTACAAAGGTGAAAAAGCTTATCGATTATTAGAAGAAGATGGAGTAGTTGCATCTGAATCTCCAGTTCATGGTGGAGATATTTTAATTGGAAAAACAAGTCCACCACGATTTATGGAAGAATATAGAGAATTTGAGTCATCTGGCCCTTATCGAAGAGACACTTCAATTGGTGTCAGACCGTCTGAAACCGGTGTAGTTGATACTGTTGTAATGACACAATCAAACGAAGGTGGAAAGATGTACAAGATTAGAGTTAGAGATATGAGAATTCCTGAAATTGGTGACAAATTTGCATCAAGACATGGACAAAAAGGTGTCTTGGGAATTTTAGCAAAAGCTGAAGACTTGCCATATACTGCTGATGGAATTTCACCCGACGTTTTGATTAATCCACATGCATTCCCATCAAGAATGACTGTAGGAATGTTCATGGAATCAATTTGTGGTAAGGCTGCAGCACTAAGAGGAAGTCAATTTGATGGCTCTGCATTTGTAGGAGAAAAAATGGATGAAGTTAAACCTGTAATGGATGCTGCTGGATTCAAATATTCTGGTAAAGAAACAATGTATGATGGAAGAACTGGTAAATCATTTCCAGTCGATGTCTTCATTGGAGTAGTATATTATCAAAAATTACACCACATGGTTGCAGATAAGATTCATGCAAGAGCACGTGGACAGGTTCAGATGTTAACTAAACAACCAACTGAAGGAAGAGCCAGAGGTGGTGGTTTAAGATTTGGTGAGATGGAAAGAGATTGTTTGATTGCATATGGTGCATCAATGATTCTTAAAGATAGATTACTTGATGAATCTGATAAATCTGATATTTTTGTCTGTGAGAGATGTGGATTAGTTGCATATCATGACGTAAAACAAAGAAAATACATCTGCCGAGTTTGTGGTGATAAAGCTAAAGTTTCATCAGTATCTGTTGCATATGCATTCAAACTTTTGTTACAAGAAATGCAAAGTTTGAATGTGGCTCCAAGATTACTCATTAAGGAGAAGGTATAA